The Miltoncostaea marina DNA window GGCGGCGGCGCCCAGGCGGCGCCGGCGTCCTCGGGCCCCTCCGGCAAGACCGGCTGGGAGGCCCTGGAGAAGTGGGTCGGCGGCGGCGGTGGCGGCGGCGCCCAGGCGGCGCCGGCGTCCTCGGGCCCCTCCGGCACGACCGGCTGGGAGGCCCTCGAGAAGTGGGTCGGCGGCGGCGGCGGTGGCGGCGGCGCGCAGGCCGCGCAGCCGGCGTCCTCGGGCCCCTCCGGCACGACCGGCTGGGAAGCCCTGGAGAAGTGGGTCGGTGGCGGCGGTGCGCAGGCGGCGCCGGCGGCGTCGGGCCCCACCGGCACGACCGGCTGGGAGGCCCTCGAGAAGTGGGTCGGCGGCGGCGGCGGTGGCGGCGGCGCGCAGGCCGCGCAGCCGGCGTCCTCGGGCCCCTCCGGCACGACCGGCTGGGAGGCCCTGGAGAAGTGGGTCGGCGGCGGTGGCGGCGGCGGTGCCCAGGCCGCGCAGCCGGCGCCCTCGGCCCCCTCCGGGAAGACCGGCTGGGAGGCCCTCGAGAAGTGGGTCGGCGGCGGCGGTGGCGGCGGTGGCGCCCAGGCCGCGCAGCCGGCGTCGGGCCCCTCCGGCAAGACCGGCTGGGAGGCCCTCGAGAAGTGGGTCGGCGGCGGTGGCGGCGGCGGCGCCCAGGCCGCGCAGCCGGCGTCGGGCCCCTCCGGCACGACCGGCTGGGAGGCCCTCGAGAAGTGGGTCGGCGGCGGCGGTGGCGGTGGCGCGCAGGCCGCGCAGCCGGCGTCCTCGGGCCCGTCCGGCACGACCGGCTGGGAGGCCCTGGAGAAGTGGGTCGGCGGCGGTGGCGGCGGCGGTGCCCAGGCCGCGCAGCCGGCGCCCTCGGCCCCCTCCGGGAAGACCGGCTGGGAGGCCCTGGAGAAGTGGGTCGGCGGCGGCGGCGGTGGCGGCGGTGCCCAGGCCGCGCAGCCGGCGTCCTCGGGCCCGTCCGGCACGACCGGCTGGGAGGCCCTGGAGAAGTGGGTCGGCAGCGGCGGCGGGACGGCGGCCGGCGCCGCGTCGCGCGAGACCGCCCAGCCCGGGGAGCCGGCGCCGGCGCCCGCGGCATCGGGTCCGTCGGGGACGACCGGCTGGGAGGCCCTCGAGAAGTGGGTCGGGGACGGGGGCGGCAGCGCGCCGTCGGCGACCTCCAGCGCGACGAACGGCGCCGCGACCGCGGGCGCCGACCAGGCCGCGCCTGAGCCCGTGGCCGCGCAGGCCGCCCCGGCGGCCGACGAGCCGTCGTCCGGCGGCGGCCTGATGGGCTTCCTCAAGCGCCTCTTCGGCGGCAAGTAACGACGAGCGCGCCGCGCGCCGCCGCCCCCGGGCGGCGGCGCGCCCCTGCCGCGATCCGGGCATGAGCCGCGTCATCACCGAGCGCTCCGCCGGGGGCGTCCTGCTGCTGCGGATGGGCCCCGAGCTGATGGTCGCCCTCATCGCCACGCGCGGCGGCGCGGTGCTCGGCCTGCCCAAGGGCCACATCGAGCCCGGCGAGACCCGCGAGGATGCCGCCCTGCGCGAGACCCGCGAGGAGACCGGGCTGCGCGGCAGGCTGCTCGCGCCGCTCGAGGACATCTCCTACGTGTTCTGGTCGCGCTCGCTCGGCGCGCGGATCACCAAGCACGTGGGGTTCTTCCTGCTCGAGTACCGCTCCGGCTCGGTGGCGCACCACGACGGCGAGGTCGACGGCGTCCGCCTGGCGCCCCTGCGCGTCGCGCCCTCGCTGCTCACCTACCCGGGCGAGCGGCGCGTGGCGGAGGCCGCGCTCGCCTGGGTGGCGGCGGAAGGTTACGGTGGGCCGGGCGCGAAGGACGGCCGCAACGGGCCGCGCCCGCGCCCGCACTGACCACCGGCCCCCGAGGACGCCCGTGTACGCGCTGAACTTCTACTCGCCGCTGTTCATCGACCAGCTCCGGAAGGGCCGCAAGACGGCCACCATCCGGCTGGGGGACAAGTCCCACAAGTACCGTCGCGGCCAGCTCGTGTGGGTCACCGTGGGCCACCGGCACGGACCACGGCAGCGGATCTTCACGGCCATCATCGACGACGTGGCGGTCAAGCCGGTGCGCGAGCTGAGCCAGCGCGAGATCGAGCGCGACAACCCGGAGTTCCGGCTGGTGGAGGACACCCTCCACTTCCTCTCGCACATCTACTCGCGCGAGGTCGCGCTCGACGACACCGTCTCGGTCATCCACTTCAGCGAGGTCATCGAGTTCCCGTCGCTCAAGTGAGCGCTCCGGCGGGCCGGCCGGACGCTTGATCTGACGCCGCACCGGTGGCACGCTTGGCACTCACAGGTTACGAGTGCCAACCACGAGGAGACTGCATGAGCTTGCAGCCCTTGGGCGACCGCGTGGTCGTCCAGTCGATCGAGGCGGAGCAGGTGACGGCCAGTGGCATCGTCCTGCCCGACACCGCCGCCGAGAAGCCGCAGCGGGGGAAGGTCATCGCCGTCGGCGCGGGCCGGTACGAGGACGGGCAGCGCGTCCCGCCGCAGGTCGCCGAGGGTGACGAGGTCATCTACTCGAAGTACGGCGGCACCGAGGTGAAGGTGGACGGTGAGGAGTACCTCATCCTCCGCGAGTCGGACATCCTGGCGAAGGCGGTCTGAGCGTGCCGAAGCTGATCAAGTTCGACGAGGACGCCCGGCGCGCCCTCGAGCGCGGGGTCAACACCCTGGCCGACGCGGTCAAGGTGACCCTCGGCCCCAAGGGCCGCTACGTGGTCCTCGACAAGAAGTTCGGCGCGCCCACGATCACCAACGACGGCGTCACGATCGCGCGCGAGATCGAGATCGAGGACGTCTTCGAGAACCAGGGCGCCCAGCTGGTGCGCGAGGTGGCCACGGCCACCAACGACGTGGCCGGCGACGGCACCACCACCGCCACCGTGCTGGCCCAGGCGATCGTGCGCGAGGGCCTCAAGAACGTGGCCGCGGGCGCCAACCCGATGGGCCTCAAGCGCGGCATCGAGTCCGCCGTCGAGGCCGTCGTGGCCGACATCGCCTCGCGCGCCAAGGAGATCGCCGGCAAGGAGGACATCGCCCGGGTGGCGACCATCTCCAGCCGCGACCGGGCGATCGGCGACGTGATCGCCGACGCCATCGAGAAGGTCGGCAAGGACGGCGTGGTCAACGTCGAGGAGGGCCAGACCTTCGGCATGGACCTCGAGTTCACCGAGGGCATGCAGTTCGACCGCGGCTACATGAGCCCCTACATGGTCACCGACCAGGACCGCATGGAGGCCGTCCTGGACGACCCCTTCCTGCTGATCCACGGCGGCAAGATCTCCAGCGTCCAGGACATCCTGCCGCTGCTCGAGCAGGTGATCGGCCAGGGCCGGCCGCTGCTGATCATCGCCGAGGACGTCGAGGGCGAGGCCCTCGCCACCCTGATCGTCAACAAGCTGCGCGGCACCTTCACCGGCATCGCCGTGAAGGCCCCCGGCTTCGGCGACCGGCGCAA harbors:
- a CDS encoding NUDIX hydrolase, producing the protein MSRVITERSAGGVLLLRMGPELMVALIATRGGAVLGLPKGHIEPGETREDAALRETREETGLRGRLLAPLEDISYVFWSRSLGARITKHVGFFLLEYRSGSVAHHDGEVDGVRLAPLRVAPSLLTYPGERRVAEAALAWVAAEGYGGPGAKDGRNGPRPRPH
- a CDS encoding ASCH domain-containing protein, which translates into the protein MYALNFYSPLFIDQLRKGRKTATIRLGDKSHKYRRGQLVWVTVGHRHGPRQRIFTAIIDDVAVKPVRELSQREIERDNPEFRLVEDTLHFLSHIYSREVALDDTVSVIHFSEVIEFPSLK
- the groES gene encoding co-chaperone GroES, which produces MSLQPLGDRVVVQSIEAEQVTASGIVLPDTAAEKPQRGKVIAVGAGRYEDGQRVPPQVAEGDEVIYSKYGGTEVKVDGEEYLILRESDILAKAV
- the groL gene encoding chaperonin GroEL (60 kDa chaperone family; promotes refolding of misfolded polypeptides especially under stressful conditions; forms two stacked rings of heptamers to form a barrel-shaped 14mer; ends can be capped by GroES; misfolded proteins enter the barrel where they are refolded when GroES binds), yielding MPKLIKFDEDARRALERGVNTLADAVKVTLGPKGRYVVLDKKFGAPTITNDGVTIAREIEIEDVFENQGAQLVREVATATNDVAGDGTTTATVLAQAIVREGLKNVAAGANPMGLKRGIESAVEAVVADIASRAKEIAGKEDIARVATISSRDRAIGDVIADAIEKVGKDGVVNVEEGQTFGMDLEFTEGMQFDRGYMSPYMVTDQDRMEAVLDDPFLLIHGGKISSVQDILPLLEQVIGQGRPLLIIAEDVEGEALATLIVNKLRGTFTGIAVKAPGFGDRRKRMLEDIAILTGGEVIAEEMGLKLANTQVAQLGRARRVVISKDATTIIDGAGDAEEIKGRIKQIKAEIETTDSDFDREKLQERLAKLAGGVAVVKVGAATETEMKERKHRVEDALQATRAALEEGIVPGGGVVLVNAIPALDALELSGDEATGAAIVRRALEEPLRQLAENAGLEGSVVVGQIKEKKDGQGLNVDTGEYVDLVKAGIIDPAMVTRSALQNAASIAKNIITTEAVVADKPEEGGAGGGMPDMGGMGGMM